The Brachyhypopomus gauderio isolate BG-103 unplaced genomic scaffold, BGAUD_0.2 sc107, whole genome shotgun sequence genomic sequence AGGTGACGGAGGTAAGTCAAAACTCCCTCAGTGTGAAAACGCTGAAGAGGGAATAAGATTGAAAGGGGAACCATGTTTACAGTGGACAGGAAAGACCTGAAAGATTCAATAAAGAGTCCAGAAACAACAAAAGCAGAGAAATGTGtttgagagattgagagagacacCACAGAGAGGGTTATAGCACCACAGCACAAAtagaacctgtgtgtgtgtgtgtgtgtgtgtgtgtgtgtgtgtgtgtgtgtgtgtgtgtgtgtgtgtgtgtgtgtgtgtgtgtgtgtgcttcatgtTGTGATGTATTTTGTTCTCTCTCCGTCTGTTACCCCCCCCAGACTGTGACCCCTGGGCCGGGCGAACACCCCCTCCAGTACAACTACACATTCTGGTACTCACGCCGTACACCCAGCAGACCAGCCAACACACAGAGCTACGAGCAGAACATCCGACAGATAGGCACCGTGgcctcggtgtgtgtgtgtgtgtgtgtgtgtgtgtgtgtgtgtggggggggggggggggtgagggtgtgtgtgtgtctgtctgtaggaGAGTGCGCGAgtatttttgtttagttttttctgTGTGCATATCTTATGGTTGTTCTATAactatggttgtgtgtgtgtgtgtgtgtgtgtgtatgtgtgtgtgtgtgttacaggtggAGCAGTTCTGGAAGCTGTACAGTCATTTGGTACGACCCGGAGATCTCACAGGACACAGTGACTTCCACCTTTTCAAGGAAGGCATCAAACccatgtgggaggtgtgtgtgtgtgtgtgtgtgtgtgtgtgtgtgtgtgtgtgtgtgtgtgtgtgtgtgtgtaaactgaCGTATCAAACccatgtgggaggtgtgtgtgtaaactgaTGTATCAAACccatgtgggaggtgtgtgtgtgtgtgtgaactaacGTATCAAACCCAtgtgggagatgtgtgtgtttgaactgaCGTGTCAAACCCACCCATGCGGGAGGTGTGTGTCATTTGTGCCAGCATCATTCTGCATTTAACACACTCTTTGGATTCTTTGGGAACCAACTGTGAGTGAcaatgaatctgtgtgtgtgtgtgtttgaactgaCGTATCAAACccatgtgggaggtgtgtgtgtttgacgtgGACCCCAGTTAAAGACCCTTGGGCAGGGCTGGTCTCATCAGTAACACCTCATGTCCATTAAAGTCTGAGCTCTGAGAGCAACAACGCTTTACAAGAGAGCAACACCATTTTGTGCAATAGATTATGAATATTATAATCACTTAAATTAACAGCAGTTGTAAGAGGCGTGGAATAGACATGATTGAATAATTGACAGCCCATTGGTTTTAATTGTGTAATGTGTACGGGCATCTTTCAAAGTCAAAgtgaactttattgtcattcagactTTACAACAGAGTGCACAGCATAACTCCAATGTGCAGATataaaaacacaagacaacTAACATCACATAAATAACAAATAATAGAATGACAGTGCAGCAGATGCAGTAAAGTGTATGTAACAGTAGTGAGGTGTACGATAAGAGGTAGAGTTACTATAAGAAATAGAGTGAACCAGAACTTGCgcgaacgtgtgtgtgtatgtgtgtgtgtgtgccaggacGAGGctaataagagtgtgtgtgtgtgtgtgtgtgtgtgtgtgtgtgtgttccaggacgaggctaaaaagtgtgtgtgtgtgtgtgtgtgtgtgtgtgccaggacGAGGctaataagagtgtgtgtgtgtgtgtgtgtgtgtgttccaggatgAGGCTaataagagagtgtgtgtgtgtgccaggacGAGGCTaataagtctgtgtgtgtgtgtgtgtgtgtgtgtgtgtgttccaggatgAGGctaataagagtgtgtgtgtgtgtgtgtgtgtgtgtgtgtgccaggacGAGGctaataagagtgtgtgtgtgtgtgtgtgtgtgtgttccaggacgAGGctaataagagtgtgtgtgtgtgtgtgtgtgtgtgttccaggacgAGGctaataagagtgtgtgtgtgtgtgtgtgttccaggacgAGGctaataagagtgtgtgtgtgtgtgtgtgtgtgtgtgtgtgtgtgtgtgtgtgtgtgttccaggacgAGGctaataagagtgtgtgtgtgtgtgtgtgtgtgtgtgtgttccaggacgAGGctaataagagtgtgtgtgtgtgtgttccaggacgAGGctaataagagtgtgtgtgtgtgtgtgtgtgtgttccaggacgAGGctaataagagtgtgtgtgtgtgtgtgtgtgtgtgtgttccaggacgAGGctaataagagtgtgtgtgtgtgtgtgtgtgtgtgtgtgtgtgtgtgtgttccaggacgaggctaatgagtgtgtgtgtgtgtgtgtgtgtgtgtgtgtgtgtgtgtgtgtgtgtgtgtgtgtgtgtgtgtgtgtgtgtgtgtgtgttccaggacgAGGCTAATAAGAGTGGGGGAAAGTGGATCATCCGTCTGCGTAAGGGTCTGGCCTCACGCTTCTGGGAGAACATCATCCTGGCCATGCTGGGGGAGCAGTTCatggtgggggaggaggtgtgtggggtggtggtgtccaTACGCTTCCAGGTGGGTGCAGCACTACagcgatgggggggggggggggggggggggttatttgGGCATTTCAAGTATTTCTTGTGGATATTTGTTATAAAATAGACTAAATTTGCTGggtatttggtgtgtgtgtgtgtgtgtgtgtgtgtgtgcacttttcCAGGAAGACATTCTGTCCATCTGGAATAAAACAGCCAGTGATCAGGTGACGACGTCCCGCATCAGGGACACCTTACGTCGTGTCCTCAACCTGCCACCCAACACCATCATGGAGTACAAGACCCACAACGACAGCCTCaagtatgacacacacacacaggatgacacacacacacacacacaaattgtcatacacacccacagacacttGGAGGGGTCAGATGGTGGGGatccttgtctctctctctctctctctctctctctctcactctggttctctctctttttttcaggGACAACTCCAGCTTCCGCAATACTAAGATCACATTGTGATGGTCTGTGTGATGGTGACACAGTCCAGTTTCATCATGGCTCAAGCATGCTGAACCcagcacgcgtgcacacacacacacacattttcatttctGTAGGAGAGAGCGGTGTTGTCCTTCCTCATGACCGCTACCAAGGGAACAATCTCCGCCTCTCCAGCATTCCATGCTTGTATAAATCCCGCCTTTAAAACATGACCGTTCTGTTTGGTTCCTCTGATTATATCTGGTTtgctttcttttttatttaacaGTGAAATAAACCAGTTGCTTAAATGAAGctgcatttttgtttgttcatgcAAATCAAAATGGGATGAAACCAAAAGGGGCAAAATTAGGGGTTTAGGGTTACGGGGTTGGGGGGTATGTGGttaatgggttagggttagggggtttggggttaggggttagggggtttagggttaggggggTTAGggggtttaggggttagggttagaaatGTATGGACTTTATGCTACCATTGCAGCTTTAatttgtatgtttttgtttacaATACATTTCCAGCATCATTCTGCATTGATTCTGCATATGATTCTGATTCTGCATTCTGCATATGTCCTCTTCTGTGTGGTAAACACCATTGGAAACTAGAAACAAGGGGTTACAGGACAAACCAAAAAACAGTTTTTACCAGTACAGAGTTTGGGTTAGAAAGAGCGAGGAGTgtgattgatgtgtgtgtgtgagagagagagaggagtgtgagtggtgtgtgtatgtgagagtgtggtgtgtgtgtgtgagagagagagcggggtgggtgggtgtgtgagagcgaggagtgtgattgatgtgtgtgtgtgagagagagagagcggggtgggtgggtgtgtgagagcgaggagtgtgattgatgtgtgtgtgtgagagagagagagagagagcggggtgggtgggtgtgtgagagcgaggagtgtgattgatgtgtgtgtgtgtgtgtgtgtgagagagagagagaggagtgtgagtggtgtgtgtatgtgtgtgagagagagagagagaggagtgtgagtggtgtgtgtatgtgagagcgtggtgtgtgtgtgagagagagagaggagtgtgagtggtgtgtgtgtgtgtatgtgagagcgtggtgtgtgtgtgagagagagaggagtgtgagtggtgtgtgtatgtgagagcgtggtgtgtgtgtgtgagagagagagagagagagagagagaggagtgtgagtggtgtgtgtgtgtgagagagagagaggagtgtgagtggtgtgtgtgtgtgagagagagagaggagtgtgagtggtgtgtgtgtgtgagagagagagagaggagtgtgagtggtgtgtgtgtgtgagagagagagaggagtgtgagtggtgtgtgtgtgtgagagagagagagaggagtgtgagtggtgtgtgtatgtgagagcgtggtgtgtgtgtgag encodes the following:
- the LOC143497358 gene encoding eukaryotic translation initiation factor 4E type 2-like isoform X1, coding for MNQFDHLKEEEMEEHEETVLTRDEKSESDCSVLNHHRRKTVTPGPGEHPLQYNYTFWYSRRTPSRPANTQSYEQNIRQIGTVASVEQFWKLYSHLVRPGDLTGHSDFHLFKEGIKPMWEDEANKSGGKWIIRLRKGLASRFWENIILAMLGEQFMVGEEVCGVVVSIRFQEDILSIWNKTASDQVTTSRIRDTLRRVLNLPPNTIMEYKTHNDSLKDNSSFRNTKITL
- the LOC143497358 gene encoding eukaryotic translation initiation factor 4E type 2-like isoform X2, with the translated sequence MNQFDHLKEEEMEEHEETVLTRDEKSESDCSVLNHHRRKTVTPGPGEHPLQYNYTFWYSRRTPSRPANTQSYEQNIRQIGTVASVEQFWKLYSHLDEANKSGGKWIIRLRKGLASRFWENIILAMLGEQFMVGEEVCGVVVSIRFQEDILSIWNKTASDQVTTSRIRDTLRRVLNLPPNTIMEYKTHNDSLKDNSSFRNTKITL